In Chitinivibrionales bacterium, the following proteins share a genomic window:
- a CDS encoding DUF6429 family protein, with protein sequence MEYNKEKVDEMALALLHLTSFSSDAGVRAWKGLEWDTMERLFNKGYISNPKSKSKSVLLTEQGAKLSEEMFKKYCC encoded by the coding sequence ATGGAATACAACAAGGAAAAGGTTGACGAGATGGCCCTTGCCCTTCTGCATCTGACGTCATTCAGTTCCGATGCCGGCGTGCGGGCGTGGAAAGGCCTTGAATGGGACACCATGGAGCGCCTGTTCAACAAGGGGTATATCAGCAATCCCAAAAGCAAGTCGAAGTCCGTGCTGCTCACCGAGCAGGGCGCCAAATTGTCCGAGGAGATGTTTAAAAAATACTGTTGCTGA
- a CDS encoding AAA family ATPase, whose translation MHLKKVVLLRDKFPEKQCYPFNLAVFHNTPFLEFSTPVTFFVGENATGKSTLMHAMAKHCGIYIWGEDTGRDRCEHNPYEREFFNYVDIEWTQGRVPGSFFGSDLFRNYAHIIDEWASMDPGLLDYFGGKSLVSQSHGQSILSFFTACFKVKGVYFLDEPETGLSPASQLKLLALLSASAGQGHAQFIVATHSPILLSCPGAVVYCFDGKAIVKGDYKDSEHYKVYREFFNR comes from the coding sequence ATGCACCTGAAAAAAGTAGTCCTGCTCAGGGATAAATTCCCCGAAAAACAATGCTATCCTTTTAATCTGGCCGTGTTCCACAATACGCCGTTCCTCGAATTTTCCACACCCGTTACTTTTTTCGTGGGAGAAAACGCGACCGGAAAGTCCACGCTCATGCACGCAATGGCGAAACACTGCGGGATATACATCTGGGGCGAGGACACGGGCAGGGACCGCTGCGAGCACAACCCGTATGAACGGGAATTCTTCAACTACGTCGATATCGAATGGACACAGGGGAGGGTGCCGGGCTCGTTTTTCGGCTCTGACCTTTTCCGGAATTATGCCCACATCATCGACGAATGGGCGTCCATGGACCCGGGCCTGCTCGACTACTTCGGCGGTAAGTCGTTGGTGAGCCAGTCGCACGGACAGTCCATCCTTTCGTTCTTCACCGCGTGCTTCAAGGTGAAGGGCGTGTACTTCCTTGACGAACCGGAAACAGGGCTGTCGCCGGCGAGCCAGCTCAAATTGCTGGCGCTGCTGTCTGCGTCGGCCGGCCAGGGACATGCCCAGTTTATTGTCGCCACGCATTCGCCGATACTCCTTTCGTGCCCCGGCGCGGTAGTGTACTGCTTTGACGGGAAGGCGATAGTAAAGGGTGACTATAAGGATTCCGAACATTACAAGGTGTATAGGGAATTTTTTAACAGATAA
- a CDS encoding Ser-Thr-rich GPI-anchored membrane family protein gives MKTHVRFFAVTAFCSALVFLCCTSETTSPGGPIPGSTSNGYYILTSPLAGSSYQLNTTLPIRWSWSGTVSGINVSIALYEGDNFVRTITASTVNNGTYNWSIYSVPSGINYHIRITDMQDTTKYDMGGYFRITSIYNGTIAVALPQTGTIAKMDSTLTIRWVTSGSIGNYVRIELYNDSVLSNTVVSSIVDSGEYIWYAMTASAGTGSKYRIRVSSAYDPGIYGESGYFTVLSQYSGTYAVTSPDSLTTWAAGSTYTIQWTTTGNPGPYVIIRLCNDTATVSTLASYLSNSGTLSWNIPASLSTAGTYRIKIISYSDAGIYTYSKPFTIAGIPADAFEPDNRRDQANIITTDGTIQNHTLTMNDTDWVKFSADSGAIYIIRNAGTAYSRDSLFYGTETVSQLSFYNISGSTNQQYVCTRSGTYYLKIIPYYTALYFGDYQLSVSKFDSTTMLKFTNPSSTSVFAAGSSYILSWTADSAVMGDYIALYLYIGNSLITSISTYLSNSGTYTWYVPSGLGSGSAYRIRMVSYNNPSIYGYSANFSISGLAADSYEFDNTRDSAKAISVTGVVQNRSVTLGDTDWVKFSADSGAYYIIRNVGQAYTRDFLFQGTNANSLTSFYGGNTSSFPTLRWTCPATGVYYLQIAPYSSSYTGTYQLLVMKSDSTSLANFSSPVSGTTWASGSTYNLSWDPDSALYGAYVYLYLYSGGAQVLRIATSIANSGSYSWTIPAGIASAANYQIRMVNYSDPSIGGFSQNFTISGLAADSYEPDNSKQQAKTIPVDGTAQTRSLTLADTDWVSFTAQKGMIYLVKGSAASSFYLYLYQDTGTVLLTSTYSASPTIPWTCPASGTYYVRTFCSSGYLASYNLWIKEYSSYNMATFINPTHNSTWSTGSAYTIQWTPDTALFGTYVRLYLCRDTVPVQTITTLAANLTGSYQCTPLAGLATDTVYRIRITSSLNSQITGLSAQFTISGVPSDVYEPDNVISQAHTIALNATPELHTLSLADSDWCKFSAAADMMYAIKTLGGIYPKIELFSADGSTSVATANSTGTDSNAVMYWMCQTSGDYAFKISSARTGPYQVSVTSYDSTQYRFSVTSPSSGAQVKQDSVTVVQWSSPVPIGGYVDLFLYDNANGVATIDANVPNTGSYSWAVFSTKYSAGNNYYIKVISRYGSNIFGQSQTFSIVP, from the coding sequence ATGAAGACTCATGTGCGTTTTTTTGCGGTGACGGCATTCTGCAGCGCGTTGGTTTTTCTTTGCTGTACATCCGAAACGACTTCTCCCGGCGGCCCCATACCGGGAAGCACCTCCAATGGATATTATATCCTTACGAGCCCTCTTGCCGGTTCGTCGTACCAGCTCAATACCACCTTGCCCATCAGGTGGTCGTGGAGCGGGACCGTTTCGGGGATCAATGTCAGCATAGCACTCTACGAAGGGGATAACTTCGTTCGTACCATAACGGCTTCAACCGTCAACAACGGCACCTACAACTGGTCGATATATTCCGTTCCATCGGGCATCAATTATCACATCAGAATTACCGATATGCAGGATACCACCAAATATGATATGGGCGGTTATTTTAGGATCACCTCCATTTACAACGGGACCATCGCCGTGGCGTTACCCCAAACGGGGACAATCGCGAAAATGGATTCCACCCTCACCATACGATGGGTGACCAGCGGGAGCATCGGCAATTACGTGAGGATAGAACTGTACAACGATTCCGTTTTGTCCAATACGGTGGTCAGTTCGATAGTGGACTCGGGTGAATACATCTGGTATGCCATGACCGCGTCCGCGGGCACTGGCTCAAAATACAGGATCAGGGTCTCGAGCGCCTATGATCCGGGCATTTACGGCGAAAGCGGCTACTTCACGGTTCTGTCCCAGTATTCCGGGACCTATGCGGTGACAAGTCCTGACTCCCTGACCACCTGGGCGGCCGGAAGCACCTACACGATTCAATGGACCACCACAGGCAATCCCGGACCCTATGTAATCATCAGGCTGTGCAACGACACCGCGACTGTTTCCACGCTGGCGAGCTACCTTTCCAACAGCGGGACGCTGAGCTGGAACATCCCTGCTTCACTGAGCACGGCCGGCACCTATCGCATCAAGATCATTTCATACAGCGACGCCGGGATTTACACCTACAGCAAGCCGTTCACCATCGCGGGCATACCGGCGGATGCCTTTGAGCCGGACAACAGGCGGGACCAGGCGAACATCATTACGACCGACGGCACCATTCAGAATCATACGCTCACGATGAATGACACGGATTGGGTGAAGTTTTCCGCGGACAGCGGCGCAATTTACATAATAAGAAATGCCGGAACGGCATATTCGAGGGACTCATTGTTTTACGGAACCGAAACGGTCTCACAATTGTCGTTCTATAACATTTCGGGCTCCACGAACCAGCAGTACGTTTGCACACGAAGCGGTACGTATTATTTGAAAATAATTCCCTATTACACAGCTTTATATTTCGGCGATTACCAGCTGTCGGTATCAAAATTTGATTCCACCACAATGCTGAAATTCACCAATCCGTCTTCCACCTCGGTGTTTGCCGCGGGTTCCAGCTATATCCTTTCGTGGACCGCCGACAGCGCCGTGATGGGCGATTACATAGCCCTGTATCTGTATATTGGAAATAGCCTCATCACATCGATAAGCACCTATCTGAGCAATTCTGGTACCTACACATGGTATGTGCCGTCGGGTCTCGGTTCGGGTTCGGCATACCGGATACGAATGGTCAGTTACAACAATCCTTCCATTTACGGGTACAGCGCGAATTTTTCCATCAGCGGCCTTGCGGCCGACAGCTATGAATTCGACAACACGCGCGACTCGGCAAAGGCAATTTCAGTTACCGGCGTTGTGCAGAACAGGTCGGTAACGCTGGGCGACACCGACTGGGTGAAATTCTCCGCGGACAGCGGCGCGTATTATATCATAAGAAACGTGGGCCAGGCTTATACCCGCGATTTCCTGTTTCAGGGGACCAATGCAAACTCGCTGACCTCCTTTTACGGCGGGAATACCAGCAGCTTTCCGACCCTGCGGTGGACGTGTCCTGCGACCGGTGTGTATTATCTACAGATTGCGCCGTACTCTTCCTCATATACCGGCACCTATCAGCTTTTGGTAATGAAGTCCGATTCGACGTCACTTGCAAATTTTTCGAGCCCGGTTTCCGGCACAACCTGGGCCAGTGGCTCAACCTACAACCTTTCGTGGGATCCGGACAGCGCCCTGTACGGAGCATATGTCTATCTTTATTTGTACAGCGGCGGCGCGCAGGTGCTGCGCATCGCCACTTCCATCGCCAACAGCGGAAGCTACAGTTGGACGATTCCGGCCGGGATAGCGAGCGCCGCCAATTACCAGATAAGGATGGTGAATTATTCCGATCCGTCTATCGGCGGGTTCAGCCAGAATTTTACGATAAGCGGATTGGCCGCGGATTCCTATGAACCCGATAATTCAAAGCAGCAGGCAAAAACCATCCCGGTTGACGGGACCGCGCAGACCCGCTCGCTGACGCTCGCGGACACCGACTGGGTGAGCTTCACCGCGCAGAAGGGGATGATCTATCTTGTCAAGGGATCCGCCGCTTCAAGTTTCTACCTGTATTTGTACCAGGACACCGGCACGGTTCTGCTTACGTCAACCTACAGCGCGTCTCCGACGATACCGTGGACCTGCCCGGCATCGGGCACCTATTATGTCCGGACGTTTTGTTCGTCGGGCTACCTTGCCAGTTACAATCTTTGGATCAAGGAATATTCTTCTTACAATATGGCGACATTCATCAATCCGACGCATAACTCCACCTGGTCCACCGGCTCCGCCTATACGATACAATGGACGCCGGACACCGCCCTGTTCGGAACGTATGTCCGCTTGTACCTGTGTCGCGACACCGTGCCGGTCCAAACCATTACGACCCTGGCGGCCAACCTGACCGGCAGTTACCAGTGTACGCCGCTTGCCGGTCTCGCGACCGATACGGTTTACCGCATAAGAATAACCAGCTCGCTCAATTCCCAGATCACGGGCCTCAGCGCGCAATTCACGATCAGCGGCGTTCCCTCTGACGTGTACGAGCCGGACAACGTGATTTCACAGGCGCACACCATCGCGCTGAATGCAACGCCGGAACTCCACACGCTTTCGCTTGCGGACAGCGACTGGTGCAAATTCAGCGCCGCCGCCGACATGATGTATGCGATAAAGACGCTAGGCGGAATTTATCCGAAGATAGAGTTGTTTTCGGCCGACGGCAGTACTTCCGTTGCGACGGCCAACAGCACCGGCACCGATTCGAACGCCGTAATGTACTGGATGTGCCAGACGTCAGGTGATTACGCATTCAAGATTTCAAGCGCGCGCACCGGCCCGTATCAGGTTTCGGTCACTTCCTATGACTCCACGCAGTACCGGTTTTCGGTGACCTCGCCGTCTTCAGGCGCGCAAGTGAAGCAGGATTCGGTCACGGTGGTGCAGTGGTCCAGCCCGGTCCCTATCGGAGGATACGTTGACCTGTTTCTCTACGACAATGCGAACGGCGTGGCCACGATCGATGCGAACGTCCCGAATACCGGCTCGTACAGCTGGGCGGTATTCTCGACAAAGTATTCAGCGGGAAATAATTATTATATCAAGGTTATAAGCAGATACGGCTCGAATATTTTCGGCCAAAGCCAGACGTTCTCGATTGTGCCGTAA
- a CDS encoding phospholipase D family protein, protein METIQFITDRDIYSKVVLEEIPKSKRFVWIGTSDLKDLYVSKKGRMVPFLEVLSDCAKRGVEIRLIHAKEPGRAFRADFDKYPALIDGMERILCPRVHFKCVVIDGAVAYMGSANLTGAGMGAKADVRRNFEMGIMTTDKKIIKQIMEEFDGIWMGNHCASCDRKQYCADYKDLL, encoded by the coding sequence GTGGAAACAATCCAATTCATCACCGACCGCGATATCTATTCAAAAGTGGTGCTTGAAGAAATCCCGAAGTCCAAACGGTTCGTGTGGATCGGCACCTCGGATCTTAAGGACCTCTACGTTTCGAAAAAAGGCCGCATGGTGCCGTTTCTTGAAGTGCTTTCCGATTGCGCCAAGCGGGGCGTGGAGATACGCCTCATCCACGCCAAGGAGCCGGGACGGGCCTTCCGCGCCGACTTCGACAAGTACCCGGCGCTTATTGACGGAATGGAACGGATCCTGTGTCCGCGTGTGCATTTCAAGTGCGTGGTGATCGACGGTGCCGTCGCCTACATGGGCAGCGCGAACCTTACGGGCGCGGGCATGGGCGCCAAGGCGGACGTACGTCGCAATTTTGAAATGGGGATAATGACGACTGATAAGAAAATCATCAAACAGATCATGGAAGAGTTCGACGGCATATGGATGGGGAATCATTGCGCCTCATGCGACAGAAAACAGTATTGCGCGGATTACAAGGACCTTTTATGA